CATGGCCTGGTTTGAGGCAGGAGAAGACTATGCTCTGGTTATGTGCACAGTCAACACAGGCCTGAACACACTGCTGCAGCACCGAGGAAGCACGGCCAGGCCCAAAGTGATCTGGCAGGGACTGGATACGCCGTGCATCCAGATGGGGACCTACTTTTCCATACTTATTCAAGTACACGCATACTGAGACACAGAGAAGTTGTTAGGAAAGACAGTATGCAACAAGgactgttttaatattttaatttaaaaatatttaaaacacttgCAGTACCTGTAGGGGCTTGTAGGGCGGCGCTGGGAATGGTGGCGTTGTCCAGTGGAACTGAGCTGGTGTCTGGCTCTGGAGTGCTACTGCTTGGGGAAGTGGGCATAGGATTAGGTACCAATCGGGGCTTTCTCTGTATACAAACAAATAAGCACAGTCAGGTCAAATTGCACAAATAACAATGCCTTATAGTTTTTGATTTGGTTTATTAATATTAGTCTTCTGAAGAGTTGCACCTTGCTGCCAGGTTTGGGGCCTCTCTTTTTTGGGATCTTGATGGGTTCTGTTGGGTTCTGTTGCACTTTCTGGGCCCAGCTGGCTGGCAGTTTGCCTCTGGGTTTACTGATAGGTCTACCAGGACCTCCAATTGCTCCTTCAAGCCACGCTGTCCTTTTGGCCCAGCTTAGCTAGaagacaacataaaaaaaaatacaacactttcaaaaatgtcaaattaaaaactgtaataataccaacttaataatttaatctaaacatatttttataagACAACATTCACCTTATCATTGACCCAGCAAAACATATGGAAACTAAATGGATAGTTTACTGTCTAtacattagtggaattgcatctCATTCACACAAAGCATGGTTAGCAATCTTTGGCCTCCTAAACTTACAGCAAACATTGTGTTTACCCACCATGCTGTTCCTAGTGGATATGACTATAGCTAGCTAATATGATGTTGACTTGTGTCTTAACTTTTTAAAGCACCAGAATGTCTTTCTGCATTTAAAAACGTGAGATGCAGAGTAGTGGAATGACTATaagtatgaaacagcttcacaaacagtcttttcaaccacacagtatcattatttctgtgttacaaaacATTATCATAGAAGTGTACTGGGATATaagtttatagtttggatataGGTCTACGGTAGCgttcaaaatagagtaaatgaCCTTTTGAATGCAACATGGCGCTTCAAATAacgattgtatcaattacattgttacaccaccaggtggcgacaagtgactgttgaAATAtctgtcattgaatcattcattcaaatcgattttttaaaataatttattcagattaattcaacattttaaataaactgcagcaatgaacattttgtcagaacctttagtaaattatgttattttgcttagttgtctgttcagaattgtGGAAGAATAAATCTCagtttgaaacaaaacaaaatgtgattctcaatttatccagaattgtgcagctctaatttcatatttcaatattcaattaatattttttaaaaacaattaacaaacattatttatgcaattataACTGCAGGTTAAATGCATTCATGTCCCCTCTGAGctgcattaaacagtctgtgtaaataCATCTAAAGCAGGGGACACGCTTAATGATTTTAAGGccattatgaatgtaatttgatacttACGGCTGATCATGCCCAAACACGtcgagtcagagccagttgcattTAGTCGGTATTTACAGTTGGTGtttaaattccatgtgtaagtatttaaatctgcttcagtcgaaAGAAAAAACAGTCTTTGTGTGTTGAGCTGAGTCTTATGGTAAAAATGCCCATAAAAAggtaaaaatcaatttaaatttattggaaaagttcatttttgtcaCTGCTGCGAACTTTATGTCAATATTGCACAACCCTACTATCAACTACTTTTCATATTGTAATGACTCTAAATACTTTTATACCTTGCTTCCTGGTTTGGGGCCTCGTTTTTTGGGGATTTTAATAGATTCCAGTTCCTTTTCAGGCTGACTTGTCTGGGAACCAAGTGTTCCTTTCTGACCCCAGGGCCCGGATAGTTTGGTTTTCTTGCGGCCAGGCTTACGTTTCTTCTGGGGTGGGGGTCGGCCTGGTGTAGGGGGCATGCCTGTCCCCTCTATGCCACCATCTGGTAGGGCACCAAGTGCACCTAGCGTCTTCGGTAACCCAACTGCaaaaaattacatgaaattaagtgaaagagagaaagaaagaaactacAGATAAAACAGGACAATACAACACAACGTGCAGCAACAAACAGAAGCAGAAAATGAAGAGAGGCAGGCTTTGTGTGGAGAGCTGACCCATTTTTCTTTGAGCCATTTTAACAAAGAAACGAGTTGTGTTACACATTTTGGTGCTGGGGGCCTCTGAAGTGTTACAcagatgaaaaacaaaatgtgagAGCGAGCACAAGAAAAGAGGAAGGGAGAGAGAATTCAAGAAAAATGGAGAGAAAGATTTAAACATCTGAATTGAGATTcttgaaaacaaaaaaagcaacaCAGAATGAAAAGTTTATGAACTTTacacaaattaaacatttatcaaaatttaattttagaCAAAAAAATTGAGTAAACAAAAAATACCAGAAGAATCAAATTATCAAATTCAACCAAATAagagcaaacacacacaaacacttcagAGCTTTACGGACCTGTTAATGAGGCCATGATTGCAGTTTGTACTCATCCAACTCTGGGAAATGAAGACTACACGACCTCACAGAACAAGGGTCTGCTCTTGATCTTGCAGTGCGTGTCAATTTGTGGCATCTTATTCTCTCAGTCAGTTCACTTCCTTCCTGCCCCTTAGTTTCGATCCTCTCTCTAAAGCTTTAAAGTCTGCTGATAGTGACACGACAACCATCTTTCTAGTACTGTTAACCTGCAAGTCATTTATACACAAATGGTGGAGTTTGTTTTGGCTCCATCCCAGACTGATACGTTTACTTATTTCCTTTCCTTCAAGCATGAAgatattcaaaaataaaacaccaTAACAACTTGCTTACCACAAATAGCTGTGAAGTTTAGTGTGAATTTAGAGGCCTGACAAGGTTTTTCCTCCTCTGCCAAACTCGCTGGCCTTGCGTTGTCTCTTTAACCCTCTTCGCTCATCCCACTCAAACGGTCACACCAGCGAGGCCCGCTATTGGGCACAGGGTTTGCAGCTGTGCCAGCTGGGTGGATGCCAAACCATTGTAAACCAAAACCCTTAAATTCTCTCTGATTTTCTCTCTATCAAATGCCTTTAttgcttaaaggaatagttcacccaaaaatgaaaattcagacatcatttactcaccttcatattgttccaaacttttttggggggtgaattatccctttaaaacacctttttatttatattttttacctCAATTTTTCCCTGTTGGTTTTGTATCATAAGATCCACTAAGAACATTAAGAACATTGTTGCAAGGAGAGTAGGGCTGAGAGCTGTGGGAACAGAGTGAGGCCAGAGGCGCAAGTGCTAATGAGCCACACCGGTCTCACGTCCCATGGAGGAGCTCCAGAaggataaaaggaggagtgacaACAGTGGAGGATGAGGATCAGGCCTTGACTTTATTATGTTGTCTTGTTTTAGTTTATGCGGCAGTCGTCCGTGAAGGGGTGCCGCTTTACTTTCAGtttgttgtttatgtttattttgttattaaagtTTTATGTTGAACGTTCGCCAGTTCTCAcctttgcaacaaacataaacgtaCATAATGTAAATTGCATAAAGTTCTTTTTCATTATGTCACTAGCTGGGTTTCCATCCAAACGTGCAAGAATTCCAAATCAaagtttgcacaaaaaaaaaaaaaaaaaattaacaattaGCTGCGTTTCTATCAAGTTGTTCGAGCGGATGACTGTGGTATtggtaaataaaacacaaagtccctttcaagaaaagtctgttcactcggcggcATTATTTGCAATGCCTCCAGGCAGCTATTTCAAGCATCCAAGACCAAATcttatctatttgaatgggggaatcctgaaatctcaaaaactgcttggcgaactcacagttaaataacatatttcagatcagcaacaaaatctgacatgaactgtcccataaatgttgtttcttatgctcagaTAGCGttaaaaaaagcatatttttcaggctagacgagccaatgcgcatgtgaAGTCCTAAGTGAAAGTCTCATGCTTCTATGGGAGTTTCTAACGCAGCTGCAATGACGCAATGACTTGATCAGTCAgcaattggctcttttacttccaccatattgcgtgttgtagtttctcccattcataactaataggagtgaaccgtctttctatatctatagtctttgataaaaCACCATCAGCGGAAACAGACGATTAGCAATGTGGGTTTAATGTTCGCTATGTCagaattttattcagcaaatgcGTTTCCATCTCCCATTATTTGCATTAACTCTTTTTCACAAAAGTCAAAAACCACCTCAAGCGAGTGCAAAAACCTTTTTGCGAattaagggattttttttttttttttttaatttggcgTTTTCATCATTTGTTTCTGATGCGATActtcaaaatgcacataaaaacagGGTGATGGAAAGATAGCTACTGATTCAACTCCCTAAAACCCCTCTCATTTACCAGACAACAATAGGTACGAGTCCCAAACTCATAGGCAAGACTCTAAAAGTTGTATACAGTtcggtcggtaagatttttttatatatatatattgtaaaagaagtctcttatgctcacaaaggttgcatttatttgatcaaaaaatccaaacactaatattgtgaaatattattacaatttaataatatatttattataatataatttatttctgtgatggcaaagctgaaattttagcatcattactccagtcttcagtgtcacatgatcctacagAAATCAAGCTAATATGCTgtttagtgctcaagaaacatttcatattatcaTAAATTTTGAAACCGTTTAAATTAGGTATTTTGTTCTTCAACATCTTCTCTGTGCATGAACGTGAATGCAAACACTTGTCCGAATAATAGAGTCTGAATTCATACAAATTGATCCATACCTTTAGTGCCTGGCGGCTGCAGGTTGTCTCCAGTAAGTGTGCACCAGCCGACAGGGAAGATGTCTCTGGAATCGTAGCGGCAGTAGTAATCAAAAGCGCCCCGCCAGCCGTCAAAGGTGACCAGCACCTCCACACCCCGCAGCGCGCCCACTGTGGCAGGACAGATGAAGTGAGGATTCTTCCTGTCAACAGCCTCCAGCTTCATCCCCACCTCAAAACAGTTCTGCTCTGGGGCAGGTGGCTCTTGCTGGAGGGGCAAAGAGATGCAGGGAAAGTGAGTGAAAGAGAAACATAGCAGACAAAAAGAATGAAAGGCAAACATTTACGCTTTGCTTCTTTTAGCATCAAATGACCAGAACATGTTAAATTAATATGTGAACAAAAACACTGATCTTGTCTTTGAAcctattgtgtgtgtttgtttatttgctgTTAGCAACAGATACCTTGTGAAAGATTCGGGCTGGGGCCATTTCTGCTCCGTTGAGTGTTTTTAATAAGAACATGGGCCATGATGATGCATTCAGACGAAACCCTGGAGAACAATGCAGAACATTCACAGTCGAATATCACTCCAGATTgatcaaaacatatttttatgaagGCAAGGAAGTTGCTGATTATTACTTGTGTTTCAAGAGACACAATCTTTTTGTGCTCTGTTTAATTTTCTCTTttgcattattaaaaacatgtaAGGTATTGTGCTTTACCTAAAATCAAAAGATGGCACTAATGGAGTAAAATCAATTATCTTCACttgaatgatttaaaaaaaaatctatccaCTTGTTACTTCTGACGTGACACgtcgccgtttccgggtccaagcacTTTATCAGAAACCAAAAGTAAATGGTGTGCTGTAATACTACAGAAACATCATGATCCTGACCTTTTTGTCCATACCAAAAATTCCATTGGCCaaacagtgattcatcttttcagAATCGTTAAAATACTGGTGTCCAGGATGCCATGAATCCAGAGACTGTAGTATAAACTGtgagtttttaaaagctttaCATAAATAGTGCTCATAAATACTGCTGAGATAGCATTCTGGAGGTTTGGACCCGGACACAATATTTGTTATGTCTTAATGACATGATGTCTTAATGTCTTAACAAGCAGATTTCACTGTGAATAGAATCAAAGTTTTAAAATTGTGAGATTCTAGAGACCTAGTGGTGGCTGCAGCATGCCTCCGTTTTTCTCGCAGTTGCCAATGGGCTGGATTTCTGCAGAGTCCACTAAGCGCCAGAAATCGTTCTTGTTGTCACTACCGTCCAGTCGCAGACGAAGGCGAGAACCCGTCAGGCCCACCACTGTAGCAATGCAGGTCGATGTAGTGTTTCTAGGATCCTGAGCTTCCAGCTTCATGCCAGCCTTAAACTCATTCACTGGAGGGGTCGTGCTCTGAGAATAAGggtcaacttttttttcttaatgtgGTAGTATGACATTTAAAATTGATCCATAATAATGATGTGTTCCACAGTTGCATGTGTGCATGAAAAGACTCACTTGTCTGAAGCAGTGAGCAGGAGCAGCGACTGCTCCTGTCTCTTTCAGGTACTTCTCCCAACTGAAATgcccttaaaaataaaggtaaaCATGTCAGCATCAAACGACTCTTAGGCTACGTTCAGACTGCAGGCAAAGTGGCCCACATCCAATTATTTTTACTCATACGtgagtttttttcccccataacACTGTGATTGGCACAAACCAAATGGAATCTGATTTGGGCCACTTCCATATGTTGTACCAGATCAGATACAGGTCTGATGTTTTGCAATGCGAACTCAGTATGAACAGTCATATTGGAATTCTTGCGACTTTTATGACCTTAGGCATCTGTCTTTATCCTGTCTACCATTCCATTCCATGACTACCAACATGATGGTTTACAATGAGATATAGTCTAAACCTGAATGATTAAtgattaacaaaaatatatgacTATGCAATATTGACCAAAAATTATATCTCAATATTTTCTGGGATTTTATTGATAACAATAATTAGACAATATTTTGCTGAGTGTGTTTATTGTGCTGGTACCTTGGCAAGTTTAGGACTGCTGTGGACAGACGACtcctacattttttatattcttCATATTCTGTGTTGAGGTTTGTTCGGAGTAGTGATAGAAATGATCTTTTCCAATAAGTTTAAATTGACTTTAACCGTTTATGGtcatttttaccttttttaaaggatttttttttataacctaattaatgtatgcatcatcttttgtgtcaaattcttacatttaatcaataaattcaattagACTAATAAGACACAatagggctgt
The sequence above is drawn from the Megalobrama amblycephala isolate DHTTF-2021 linkage group LG13, ASM1881202v1, whole genome shotgun sequence genome and encodes:
- the LOC125242986 gene encoding polycomb protein SCMH1 isoform X2 gives rise to the protein MKKPVPQKAIEWKDGRRIKHARSGRPSRVPSQYQGHFSWEKYLKETGAVAAPAHCFRQSTTPPVNEFKAGMKLEAQDPRNTTSTCIATVVGLTGSRLRLRLDGSDNKNDFWRLVDSAEIQPIGNCEKNGGMLQPPLGFRLNASSWPMFLLKTLNGAEMAPARIFHKQEPPAPEQNCFEVGMKLEAVDRKNPHFICPATVGALRGVEVLVTFDGWRGAFDYYCRYDSRDIFPVGWCTLTGDNLQPPGTKVGLPKTLGALGALPDGGIEGTGMPPTPGRPPPQKKRKPGRKKTKLSGPWGQKGTLGSQTSQPEKELESIKIPKKRGPKPGSKLSWAKRTAWLEGAIGGPGRPISKPRGKLPASWAQKVQQNPTEPIKIPKKRGPKPGSKRKPRLVPNPMPTSPSSSTPEPDTSSVPLDNATIPSAALQAPTVCVYLNKYGKVGPHLDARRIQSLPDHFGPGRASSVLQQCVQACVDCAHNQSIVFSCLKPGHGGELISAYFEQQHHTLTLPAVNSVTYVLRFLEKLCHNLHCEPLFGNQPVPLGGVHYDSRTYTERRNFAESLSSGPGRGTKRFHQHDAYHSNPVPHKISKNHRISSEEPFLIENGVGSSEVLEKTHLSPGHGLSMRPLSQNSSSPGKLHRLGSTGSERFLSSKGESPRLCGQDPNLWTVEDVMQFIRDIDPQLGPHADLFRKHEIDGKALLLLRSDVMMKYMGLKLGPALKLTFHIDRLKQGR
- the LOC125242986 gene encoding polycomb protein SCMH1 isoform X3, whose translation is MKKPVPQKGHFSWEKYLKETGAVAAPAHCFRQSTTPPVNEFKAGMKLEAQDPRNTTSTCIATVVGLTGSRLRLRLDGSDNKNDFWRLVDSAEIQPIGNCEKNGGMLQPPLGFRLNASSWPMFLLKTLNGAEMAPARIFHKQEPPAPEQNCFEVGMKLEAVDRKNPHFICPATVGALRGVEVLVTFDGWRGAFDYYCRYDSRDIFPVGWCTLTGDNLQPPGTKVGLPKTLGALGALPDGGIEGTGMPPTPGRPPPQKKRKPGRKKTKLSGPWGQKGTLGSQTSQPEKELESIKIPKKRGPKPGSKLSWAKRTAWLEGAIGGPGRPISKPRGKLPASWAQKVQQNPTEPIKIPKKRGPKPGSKRKPRLVPNPMPTSPSSSTPEPDTSSVPLDNATIPSAALQAPTVCVYLNKYGKVGPHLDARRIQSLPDHFGPGRASSVLQQCVQACVDCAHNQSIVFSCLKPGHGGELISAYFEQQHHTLTLPAVNSVTYVLRFLEKLCHNLHCEPLFGNQPVPLGGVHYDSRTYTERRNFAESLSSGPGRGTKRFHQHDAYHSNPVPHKISKNHRISSEEPFLIENGVGSSEVLEKTHLSPGHGLSMRPLSQNSSSPGKLHRLGSTGSERFLSSKGESPRLCGQDPNLWTVEDVMQFIRDIDPQLGPHADLFRKHEIDGKALLLLRSDVMMKYMGLKLGPALKLTFHIDRLKQGR
- the LOC125242986 gene encoding polycomb protein SCMH1 isoform X1, producing the protein MKKPVPQKVAIEWKDGRRIKHARSGRPSRVPSQYQGHFSWEKYLKETGAVAAPAHCFRQSTTPPVNEFKAGMKLEAQDPRNTTSTCIATVVGLTGSRLRLRLDGSDNKNDFWRLVDSAEIQPIGNCEKNGGMLQPPLGFRLNASSWPMFLLKTLNGAEMAPARIFHKQEPPAPEQNCFEVGMKLEAVDRKNPHFICPATVGALRGVEVLVTFDGWRGAFDYYCRYDSRDIFPVGWCTLTGDNLQPPGTKVGLPKTLGALGALPDGGIEGTGMPPTPGRPPPQKKRKPGRKKTKLSGPWGQKGTLGSQTSQPEKELESIKIPKKRGPKPGSKLSWAKRTAWLEGAIGGPGRPISKPRGKLPASWAQKVQQNPTEPIKIPKKRGPKPGSKRKPRLVPNPMPTSPSSSTPEPDTSSVPLDNATIPSAALQAPTVCVYLNKYGKVGPHLDARRIQSLPDHFGPGRASSVLQQCVQACVDCAHNQSIVFSCLKPGHGGELISAYFEQQHHTLTLPAVNSVTYVLRFLEKLCHNLHCEPLFGNQPVPLGGVHYDSRTYTERRNFAESLSSGPGRGTKRFHQHDAYHSNPVPHKISKNHRISSEEPFLIENGVGSSEVLEKTHLSPGHGLSMRPLSQNSSSPGKLHRLGSTGSERFLSSKGESPRLCGQDPNLWTVEDVMQFIRDIDPQLGPHADLFRKHEIDGKALLLLRSDVMMKYMGLKLGPALKLTFHIDRLKQGR
- the LOC125242986 gene encoding polycomb protein SCMH1 isoform X4, which codes for MKLEAQDPRNTTSTCIATVVGLTGSRLRLRLDGSDNKNDFWRLVDSAEIQPIGNCEKNGGMLQPPLGFRLNASSWPMFLLKTLNGAEMAPARIFHKQEPPAPEQNCFEVGMKLEAVDRKNPHFICPATVGALRGVEVLVTFDGWRGAFDYYCRYDSRDIFPVGWCTLTGDNLQPPGTKVGLPKTLGALGALPDGGIEGTGMPPTPGRPPPQKKRKPGRKKTKLSGPWGQKGTLGSQTSQPEKELESIKIPKKRGPKPGSKLSWAKRTAWLEGAIGGPGRPISKPRGKLPASWAQKVQQNPTEPIKIPKKRGPKPGSKRKPRLVPNPMPTSPSSSTPEPDTSSVPLDNATIPSAALQAPTVCVYLNKYGKVGPHLDARRIQSLPDHFGPGRASSVLQQCVQACVDCAHNQSIVFSCLKPGHGGELISAYFEQQHHTLTLPAVNSVTYVLRFLEKLCHNLHCEPLFGNQPVPLGGVHYDSRTYTERRNFAESLSSGPGRGTKRFHQHDAYHSNPVPHKISKNHRISSEEPFLIENGVGSSEVLEKTHLSPGHGLSMRPLSQNSSSPGKLHRLGSTGSERFLSSKGESPRLCGQDPNLWTVEDVMQFIRDIDPQLGPHADLFRKHEIDGKALLLLRSDVMMKYMGLKLGPALKLTFHIDRLKQGR